A part of Solibacillus sp. FSL H8-0538 genomic DNA contains:
- a CDS encoding pseudouridine synthase — MERLQKVIAYAGVASRRKAEQLIVEGKVKVNGKVVKELGTKVAASDEIEVEGVKLEKEDKVYFLLYKPRGYISAVTDDKGRKTVTDIFKKKVYQRIFPVGRLDYDTTGLLLLTNDGEFSYQLTHPKFKIDKTYIARVKGVPTKEGLMKLQSGIKLEDGKTAPAKVSMTSYDEAAGKAICEITIHEGKNRQVRRMFEAIGTPVVKLKRERFAFLDLGGLVPGEYRELTKHEVKLLRVLAETGKLD; from the coding sequence ATGGAAAGATTACAAAAGGTTATTGCATACGCTGGTGTTGCATCAAGACGTAAAGCAGAACAATTAATTGTCGAAGGTAAGGTTAAGGTTAACGGTAAAGTCGTGAAGGAGCTTGGTACAAAAGTAGCGGCATCTGATGAAATTGAGGTTGAAGGTGTAAAATTAGAGAAAGAAGATAAAGTGTACTTCTTACTTTATAAACCACGTGGCTATATTTCCGCTGTAACAGACGATAAGGGACGTAAAACAGTAACGGATATTTTCAAAAAGAAAGTGTACCAACGTATTTTCCCTGTAGGACGTCTAGATTATGATACGACGGGTTTATTGCTGTTGACGAATGATGGTGAATTTTCTTATCAGTTAACACATCCGAAATTTAAAATCGACAAAACGTATATTGCACGCGTAAAAGGAGTTCCTACGAAAGAGGGACTAATGAAATTACAAAGTGGGATTAAACTCGAAGATGGAAAAACAGCTCCAGCCAAAGTAAGTATGACTTCTTATGATGAAGCTGCGGGTAAAGCAATTTGTGAAATTACCATTCACGAAGGTAAAAACCGTCAAGTACGTCGTATGTTTGAAGCAATTGGCACACCAGTTGTGAAACTTAAACGTGAGCGTTTCGCCTTTTTAGACCTTGGTGGTTTAGTTCCTGGCGAATACCGCGAGTTAACAAAACATGAAGTAAAATTACTGCGCGTATTAGCCGAAACAGGTAAGTTGGATTAA
- the scpB gene encoding SMC-Scp complex subunit ScpB, whose translation MNSNNLMSKIEALLFVVGDEGMSVKQLAQYLEVEPMDIEAGLSELQTQYEESEVRGITLKQLAGSYQITTKPALADAIKKLVENPTNQVLTAASLEVLAIIAYKQPITRAEVEDLRGVKSERPIATLVSRALVQEVGRAEGTGRAILYGTTKEFLNYFGLKSLQELPPLPDAAQAEEEQETDLFLTKFQETFNQN comes from the coding sequence ACTACTTTTCGTCGTAGGAGACGAGGGGATGTCCGTAAAACAATTAGCGCAGTATTTAGAAGTAGAACCAATGGATATTGAAGCGGGACTTAGTGAATTGCAAACGCAATATGAGGAATCAGAAGTGCGCGGCATTACATTAAAACAGCTTGCTGGATCGTATCAAATAACAACGAAGCCTGCTTTAGCTGACGCTATTAAAAAGCTTGTTGAAAACCCAACGAATCAAGTATTAACGGCTGCCTCACTAGAGGTATTGGCCATTATTGCATATAAACAGCCGATTACACGTGCTGAGGTTGAGGATTTACGCGGCGTAAAAAGTGAACGTCCGATTGCGACACTTGTCTCGCGTGCATTAGTGCAGGAAGTAGGGCGAGCAGAAGGAACTGGACGTGCCATTTTATATGGTACAACAAAGGAATTTTTAAATTACTTTGGCTTAAAAAGTCTGCAGGAGCTACCCCCGTTGCCGGATGCAGCACAAGCTGAGGAAGAGCAAGAAACGGATTTATTTTTAACGAAGTTTCAAGAAACTTTTAACCAAAACTAA
- a CDS encoding D-alanyl-D-alanine carboxypeptidase family protein, with amino-acid sequence MKKWAMVLVLFASLVLHGLPIQAAGSGYAVIDAQTGRLLEGVNPHAQLPIASLTKMWTALVVIENSSDLQEKVVISQQAVASEGSSIYLEVGDEWTIEELLYGLLLRSGNDAAYALAEHVGGSKEGFVHLMNEKALFYGLTNTNFDNPSGLHAETHLSSAYDTARMLQIAMKNPDFRRIASTKIYKGTVAWQNKHRLLHSDIGAVAGKTGYTKVAGRTLATYFEREQKKFVVVTINEGNDWNVHKSLAQKVDNGYEVVTLAKKGNYSLSGAKVKLNEPISLLLKREEVKQIQHVVHLSRNEASNTAIWHVFLQNRVIFSKRVERK; translated from the coding sequence TTGAAAAAGTGGGCAATGGTGCTCGTATTATTTGCTAGCCTTGTGTTGCATGGATTACCAATTCAGGCTGCCGGCAGTGGGTACGCCGTGATTGATGCGCAAACAGGACGCCTACTTGAAGGGGTGAATCCGCATGCACAGCTGCCCATCGCAAGTTTAACGAAAATGTGGACGGCGCTTGTAGTAATTGAAAATAGTAGTGATCTTCAAGAAAAAGTTGTTATTTCACAGCAGGCTGTTGCGAGTGAGGGTTCGTCCATTTATTTGGAGGTAGGCGATGAGTGGACGATTGAGGAACTTTTATATGGCTTGTTACTTCGGTCTGGAAATGACGCTGCCTATGCGCTTGCTGAGCATGTTGGTGGCTCAAAAGAAGGCTTTGTCCATTTAATGAATGAAAAGGCCTTATTTTATGGATTAACAAATACAAACTTTGATAATCCTTCTGGGTTGCATGCTGAGACACACTTATCAAGTGCCTATGATACGGCGCGCATGCTACAAATTGCTATGAAAAATCCGGATTTTCGACGCATTGCCTCCACGAAAATTTATAAAGGGACCGTTGCATGGCAGAACAAGCATCGTTTGCTGCATAGTGACATTGGAGCGGTTGCTGGTAAAACAGGTTATACAAAAGTGGCAGGACGAACACTTGCTACTTATTTTGAACGGGAACAAAAAAAATTCGTTGTCGTCACAATAAATGAAGGCAATGATTGGAATGTTCACAAATCCTTAGCACAAAAGGTTGATAATGGATACGAAGTTGTGACACTTGCAAAAAAAGGGAATTATTCATTAAGTGGTGCAAAGGTTAAGCTGAATGAGCCGATCTCGCTGTTGCTGAAAAGAGAAGAAGTTAAGCAAATTCAGCATGTTGTCCATCTTTCAAGAAACGAGGCGTCAAATACAGCGATTTGGCATGTATTTCTACAAAACCGTGTAATTTTTTCGAAACGTGTGGAGAGAAAGTAA